The following proteins are encoded in a genomic region of Sphingobacteriales bacterium:
- a CDS encoding aconitate hydratase: MIFDLDMIKKVYAAFPARVDKAKAILNRPLTLAEKILYAHLHESQSLENFQRGKSYVDFAPDRVAMQDATAQMALLQFMQAGRKKVAVPSTVHADHLIQAKIGADKDLQEAINKNNEVYNFLASVSNKYGLGFWKPGAGIIHQVVLENYAFPGGMMIGTDSHTVNAGGLGMIAIGVGGADAVDVMAGMPWELKWPKLIGVKLTGKLSGWTSPKDVILKVAGILTVKGGTGAIVEYFGEGVTSMSCTGKGTIANMGAEIGATTSTFGYDDSMSRYLRGTGRAEVAELADQIKIHLNADAECYAEPEKYFDQVIEIDLNTLEPHLNGPFTPDLATPISKMKEEAVKNGWPLEVKVGLIGSCTNSSYEDISRAASLAKQAVAKGIQPKAQFTITPGSEQVRFTIERDGFIDLFDKIGANVFANACGPCIGQWSREGAEKGEKNTIVHSFNRNFAKRADGNPNTYAFVGSPEMVTAIAIAGRLDFNPITDTLTNEKGEQVTLDEPTGFELPPNGFAVEDAGFQAPAEDGSGVEVIVKPDSERLQLLEGFNPWEGTDVTGLRLLIKAKGKCTTDHISMAGPWLRYRGHLDNISNNMLIGAVNAFNDKTDNVLNQLNGEYGAVPATARAYKAAGIGSVVFGDENYGEGSSREHAAMEPRHLGVRAVVVKSFARIHETNLKKQGMLALTFVNKDDYEKVQEKDTIDIAGLTDFAPGNNLTIVLHHADGTTDSFEVAHSYNEQQIGWFKAGSALNLIKQQVAG, encoded by the coding sequence ATGATCTTTGATTTGGATATGATTAAAAAAGTCTACGCAGCTTTTCCTGCCAGGGTAGACAAGGCGAAAGCAATACTCAACAGACCTTTAACATTGGCAGAAAAAATCCTGTACGCGCATTTGCACGAGTCGCAGTCTTTGGAGAATTTCCAGCGCGGCAAATCGTATGTGGATTTTGCTCCGGACAGAGTGGCCATGCAGGATGCAACGGCCCAAATGGCCCTGTTGCAGTTTATGCAGGCAGGCAGAAAAAAAGTGGCGGTTCCTTCTACCGTGCATGCGGATCACCTGATTCAGGCCAAAATAGGCGCGGATAAAGACCTGCAGGAAGCCATTAACAAGAATAATGAGGTATATAATTTCTTAGCGTCCGTTTCCAACAAATATGGTTTGGGTTTCTGGAAACCGGGAGCCGGAATCATTCACCAGGTGGTGTTGGAGAACTATGCATTTCCGGGTGGAATGATGATTGGTACGGATTCACATACCGTAAACGCCGGTGGTTTGGGTATGATTGCGATTGGTGTGGGCGGTGCAGATGCGGTGGATGTAATGGCGGGTATGCCGTGGGAATTGAAATGGCCTAAATTAATCGGGGTAAAACTGACCGGCAAATTAAGCGGCTGGACTTCTCCTAAAGATGTGATTTTAAAAGTAGCCGGAATCCTTACCGTAAAAGGAGGAACCGGAGCTATTGTAGAATATTTTGGTGAAGGTGTTACTTCCATGTCTTGTACCGGAAAAGGAACGATTGCCAACATGGGTGCTGAAATCGGTGCTACCACCTCTACGTTTGGTTATGATGATTCCATGTCAAGATACCTCAGAGGCACAGGCAGGGCGGAAGTTGCGGAACTGGCAGACCAAATCAAGATACATTTGAATGCAGATGCGGAATGCTATGCAGAACCGGAAAAATACTTCGATCAGGTGATTGAAATTGACCTGAATACCCTGGAACCGCATTTAAACGGACCGTTCACTCCGGATTTGGCTACACCGATTTCCAAAATGAAGGAAGAAGCCGTTAAAAACGGATGGCCGCTGGAAGTGAAAGTGGGCTTAATCGGTTCTTGTACCAACTCTTCTTACGAGGATATTTCCCGTGCGGCTTCCCTGGCTAAACAAGCCGTTGCAAAAGGCATCCAGCCTAAAGCGCAGTTTACCATTACGCCGGGTTCCGAGCAGGTGCGCTTTACTATAGAGCGCGACGGATTTATCGATCTGTTCGATAAAATTGGTGCGAATGTATTTGCAAATGCCTGCGGCCCCTGTATCGGTCAATGGAGCAGGGAAGGAGCAGAAAAAGGTGAGAAAAATACTATCGTCCACTCCTTCAACCGGAATTTTGCCAAACGCGCGGATGGCAACCCAAATACTTATGCATTTGTAGGCTCTCCTGAGATGGTTACAGCCATTGCCATTGCGGGAAGACTGGACTTTAATCCCATTACGGATACCTTAACCAACGAAAAGGGAGAGCAGGTGACATTAGATGAGCCGACAGGTTTCGAACTGCCGCCAAATGGTTTTGCGGTGGAGGATGCCGGATTCCAGGCTCCAGCAGAAGATGGCTCCGGTGTGGAAGTAATCGTAAAGCCGGATTCGGAACGCCTGCAATTGCTGGAAGGTTTTAACCCATGGGAAGGTACAGATGTGACCGGTTTAAGATTATTGATAAAAGCTAAAGGAAAATGTACTACAGACCATATTTCTATGGCAGGTCCCTGGTTGCGTTACAGAGGCCACTTAGACAATATTTCCAATAATATGCTGATTGGTGCCGTGAATGCGTTCAATGATAAGACAGATAATGTGCTCAATCAGTTAAATGGCGAATATGGTGCCGTGCCGGCAACTGCGCGCGCTTATAAGGCAGCAGGAATCGGTTCTGTCGTGTTTGGGGATGAGAACTACGGTGAAGGTTCTTCCAGAGAGCATGCCGCCATGGAGCCAAGACATTTAGGTGTCAGAGCGGTGGTGGTGAAATCATTCGCGCGTATCCACGAAACCAACCTGAAAAAACAAGGTATGCTGGCGCTGACTTTCGTCAATAAAGACGATTACGAAAAAGTACAGGAAAAGGATACAATTGATATCGCTGGCTTGACGGATTTTGCTCCGGGCAATAATCTTACTATCGTATTACACCATGCAGATGGAACAACGGATAGTTTTGAAGTAGCACACTCTTACAACGAACAGCAAATCGGCTGGTTTAAGGCCGGTTCTGCCTTAAACCTCATCAAACAGCAGGTTGCAGGATAA
- a CDS encoding ABC transporter permease, which produces MNFVEVLQLAFRSVRANIVRTIITCCIIGFGIMALVGILTSVDGLKSYLSKSFSSMGAGTFKIRNRNLGFSLDSDKDAPVKVFRSITYLESMEFKKKFNERYSTSIQYLANQGSTVKYNRKKTNPNIIIFGSDENYLRNESYVLFQGRNFTPAEQKSGSNVVLLGYSVAKKLFGSNFTIEDKIVRIDDVKYKVIGVLDEKGSSFISTDNMALIPLNKARQAYPQENPSYVISVKGDDPENMQPVEDEAIYLMRNVRKLHPGEDINFDILKSDSISGMFVEKMQYATMAGFIIGIITLIGAAIGLMNIMLVSVTERTKEIGTLKAIGANKRDIRMQFILEAIVICQMGGILGILLGIAAGNAVSLSVGGAFIIPWMWMLVGVSFCLIVGLISGIYPAFKASNLDPIEALRYE; this is translated from the coding sequence GTGAATTTCGTTGAAGTCTTGCAATTAGCTTTCCGATCCGTACGTGCCAATATTGTACGGACCATCATTACCTGCTGCATTATCGGGTTCGGAATCATGGCTTTGGTCGGTATCTTGACATCGGTAGACGGGCTGAAAAGCTACCTGTCAAAAAGCTTCAGCAGTATGGGAGCGGGTACGTTTAAAATACGAAACAGAAATCTCGGATTCAGCCTGGATTCTGATAAAGACGCACCGGTTAAAGTTTTCAGAAGCATCACCTACCTGGAATCCATGGAATTTAAGAAGAAATTCAATGAGCGTTACTCCACCTCCATTCAATATCTTGCCAATCAGGGTTCCACGGTGAAGTACAACCGGAAAAAGACCAATCCGAATATCATCATTTTCGGCTCCGATGAAAACTATCTGAGAAACGAGAGTTACGTATTATTTCAGGGAAGAAATTTCACGCCAGCTGAACAAAAATCAGGAAGCAATGTAGTTCTGCTGGGCTATTCCGTCGCCAAGAAATTATTCGGCAGTAATTTTACCATAGAAGATAAAATCGTACGGATAGACGACGTAAAATATAAGGTCATTGGTGTGCTGGACGAAAAGGGGTCGAGTTTTATCAGCACCGATAATATGGCGCTTATCCCGTTAAACAAAGCACGGCAGGCCTATCCACAGGAAAATCCATCCTATGTCATTAGCGTAAAGGGAGATGATCCGGAAAACATGCAGCCTGTTGAAGACGAGGCCATCTATTTAATGCGAAATGTCCGTAAGCTACATCCGGGAGAAGACATCAATTTTGACATTCTGAAAAGCGACAGTATTTCTGGTATGTTTGTAGAGAAGATGCAGTACGCTACCATGGCGGGATTCATCATCGGCATCATCACTCTAATCGGGGCGGCCATCGGTTTAATGAATATTATGCTGGTCAGTGTAACGGAAAGAACCAAAGAAATCGGCACCTTAAAGGCCATTGGTGCCAACAAAAGAGATATACGGATGCAGTTTATCCTGGAAGCCATTGTCATCTGCCAGATGGGCGGCATATTAGGTATTTTGCTTGGAATTGCAGCCGGCAATGCCGTTTCCCTATCTGTAGGCGGTGCATTTATCATACCCTGGATGTGGATGCTGGTGGGTGTGTCCTTCTGTCTGATTGTTGGGCTGATTTCCGGCATCTATCCTGCTTTTAAAGCCTCCAACCTCGATCCGATTGAAGCGCTTCGCTACGAATAG
- a CDS encoding 30S ribosomal protein S6 yields MSNYETVFITTPVLSNEEYTRTVKKYADLVEKAGGKVVHREDWGSKQLAYPIQKKTTGFYTLLQFEVDPQFIRKFEVEFKRDENIMRFLTTRLDKYALAYAQQRRDKLSGKSKKAEV; encoded by the coding sequence ATGAGCAATTACGAAACGGTTTTTATTACAACGCCCGTGCTCTCTAACGAAGAGTACACAAGAACCGTAAAAAAGTACGCAGATCTCGTAGAGAAAGCAGGCGGAAAGGTGGTTCACAGGGAAGATTGGGGAAGTAAGCAGCTGGCTTACCCAATTCAAAAGAAGACGACAGGTTTTTATACCTTGTTGCAGTTTGAGGTCGATCCTCAATTCATCCGCAAATTCGAAGTGGAATTTAAACGCGACGAGAACATCATGCGTTTCCTGACTACCCGATTGGACAAGTATGCGTTGGCTTATGCACAACAACGCCGGGACAAATTAAGTGGTAAATCTAAAAAAGCGGAGGTATAA
- a CDS encoding 30S ribosomal protein S18, which produces MATHEEIKFLNSPKIGLQRKKYCRFKKSGIRYIDYKDPQFLLKFVNDQGKMLPRRITGNSLKFQRKISTAVKKARHISLLPYVTDLLK; this is translated from the coding sequence ATGGCAACACACGAAGAAATCAAGTTCTTAAACTCCCCGAAAATCGGCTTGCAAAGAAAAAAATACTGCCGGTTCAAAAAAAGCGGAATCCGATACATCGATTACAAGGACCCGCAGTTTTTATTGAAATTTGTAAATGACCAGGGAAAGATGCTGCCTCGCCGCATTACGGGAAACTCACTGAAGTTCCAGCGTAAAATTTCAACGGCAGTGAAAAAAGCGCGTCATATTTCATTATTACCTTATGTTACTGACCTTTTAAAGTAA
- a CDS encoding 50S ribosomal protein L9, which produces MEVILLKDVDNLGLKFDVVNVKPGYGRNFLIPQGFAQVANVSNKKHVEEVKKQQSAKIAKLVEDYKVLAEQLKASKIVVGAKAGTTGKLFGSVTNIQVAEALKKQFDLTVDRKRVHIQGEVKEVGAYKATVNLYKEVTAEIEFEVAAE; this is translated from the coding sequence ATGGAAGTCATTTTATTAAAAGACGTAGATAATTTAGGATTAAAATTCGACGTAGTAAACGTAAAGCCGGGCTACGGTCGTAATTTCCTGATACCTCAAGGATTCGCTCAGGTAGCGAATGTATCCAACAAGAAGCACGTGGAGGAAGTGAAAAAACAACAATCCGCTAAAATTGCCAAATTAGTCGAAGATTATAAGGTGTTGGCGGAGCAATTGAAAGCTTCTAAAATCGTAGTAGGCGCTAAGGCCGGAACTACGGGCAAATTGTTCGGAAGTGTTACGAATATTCAGGTTGCCGAAGCGTTGAAAAAACAATTCGACCTGACTGTTGACAGAAAACGAGTACATATTCAGGGAGAAGTAAAAGAAGTCGGTGCCTATAAAGCGACCGTCAACTTATACAAAGAAGTGACTGCTGAAATTGAATTTGAAGTAGCAGCGGAATAG
- a CDS encoding bile acid:sodium symporter family protein, with protein sequence MSTIDQVQIQFSPGGQIALMAVLSFIMFGVALDMDFNKFREISKKPKPVLVGLLAHWMLLPLATVFLVKIIQPSPSIALGMFLVAACPSGNMATYITHLSKGNTALSISISTIIALTCFVTTPLFFLLMAKTYLPAQPLLHQIDIDIFHLIAEIGFILGLPMLIAVILIKKKPVVALKIKKPISIFSFVLFIIFLVVAFIINKAVFIEYVPAVAWIVAIHNAVGFLIGFVSGKLAGVKIADAKTIAIECGIQNTGLGLVLIFSFFGGLGGMALIAAWWGIYHIIAGISLSYLFRKIV encoded by the coding sequence ATGTCTACAATCGACCAGGTTCAAATTCAGTTCTCTCCGGGCGGACAAATAGCTTTGATGGCCGTGTTGTCATTTATCATGTTTGGCGTGGCATTGGATATGGATTTCAATAAATTCAGGGAGATTTCTAAAAAGCCTAAACCGGTGTTGGTTGGACTGTTGGCTCATTGGATGTTGCTGCCGCTGGCAACTGTTTTCCTGGTGAAAATCATCCAACCCAGCCCTTCCATAGCGTTGGGTATGTTTTTGGTGGCCGCCTGTCCGAGCGGAAATATGGCAACCTACATCACACATCTGTCAAAAGGAAATACAGCTTTGTCCATCTCTATCTCTACGATTATTGCACTCACCTGTTTTGTGACGACACCCCTGTTCTTTTTACTGATGGCTAAAACGTACTTACCCGCGCAGCCATTATTGCATCAGATTGATATTGATATCTTCCACCTTATTGCTGAGATAGGATTCATATTGGGATTGCCTATGCTGATTGCCGTTATCCTGATAAAAAAGAAACCGGTTGTTGCCTTAAAGATCAAAAAGCCAATAAGTATTTTTTCATTCGTGCTATTTATTATCTTCTTGGTAGTTGCGTTTATAATAAATAAGGCCGTTTTTATAGAGTATGTTCCCGCTGTTGCATGGATAGTGGCCATACACAATGCTGTCGGTTTTTTAATCGGTTTTGTTTCCGGTAAATTAGCCGGTGTGAAAATAGCGGATGCTAAGACAATAGCCATTGAATGTGGTATCCAGAATACAGGGTTGGGTCTTGTGCTGATATTTTCGTTTTTCGGAGGACTGGGGGGAATGGCATTGATTGCCGCATGGTGGGGGATCTATCACATCATAGCCGGGATATCTTTGTCTTATTTATTTAGGAAGATTGTGTAA
- a CDS encoding ferritin, translating into MIPKKVEKVLNAHLELEAGAFFSYLAAAAWSEKEGLEGCAKFFRKQSDEEHVHFMKFFDYVNEVGGHAVVPPVKQPKIDFKDILEVCVHSLENEKKVTKSIYNILKVTQQEEDHATEDFLQFFVAEQKEEEVLFNRIVDKIKLIGKGPQSLYYIDKEFEKLVALQTKESKKQKE; encoded by the coding sequence ATTATACCTAAAAAAGTGGAAAAAGTTTTAAATGCACACCTGGAATTGGAAGCAGGCGCATTTTTCAGTTATCTGGCAGCTGCAGCATGGAGTGAGAAGGAAGGCCTGGAAGGATGTGCAAAGTTTTTTCGCAAACAATCAGATGAAGAGCATGTGCATTTCATGAAATTCTTTGACTATGTGAATGAAGTGGGAGGGCATGCGGTGGTGCCTCCTGTGAAACAGCCTAAAATTGACTTTAAGGACATCCTGGAGGTTTGCGTACACTCTTTGGAGAATGAGAAGAAGGTAACCAAATCCATTTATAATATACTGAAGGTTACACAACAGGAAGAAGACCATGCAACAGAGGATTTTTTACAGTTTTTTGTTGCGGAACAAAAGGAAGAGGAGGTGCTGTTCAACCGAATTGTCGATAAGATTAAACTGATAGGAAAAGGACCTCAGAGTTTGTATTATATTGACAAGGAATTTGAGAAGTTAGTTGCCTTACAGACAAAAGAATCCAAAAAGCAGAAAGAATGA
- a CDS encoding cellulase family glycosylhydrolase — MKISLYLILLVSFVLFSCNKDTGNVFSDKLLYAASGSHPGIYDQSGRYVILRGVNYNSLGDYWQGNPNVPAIKEYNPEDIRMMASYGFNCIRLLFSWSKLEPERGKYNYDYIRQLKNVIEEAAKYDIYILLDMHQDAWGKYIATPQDVNCEKPNKGWDGAPQWATITDGASTCTADGSRESAPAVSHAFQNFWDNTDNIQDACISAWAVLVKETAKYGNVVGYDLLNEPGLGYKPLNEEARKLSTYYGKCIRAIRSAERDGRGLEHIIFFEMSITWNGQPVPFIPYPDFTEDKNIIFAPHTYFEAISYILTIEQGLDLLRLLSGIYKTGLFIGEWGFFGNPADDVSKVKRFCKKEDEYLITGSTWWQWAQAPGDPHGMSWDGTQYANTSMHLIELDVNGNFTGNKNDYYLKVLSRTRPVAIFGKPFRLESNPDDGTMQLEAKATGTGISTLWIPDRFGVPAIAGDNILSSKINKVDGGYFAEISVSGTYRISISF, encoded by the coding sequence TTGAAGATTTCCCTGTATCTTATATTATTGGTATCGTTTGTCCTGTTCTCCTGTAATAAAGACACGGGCAACGTATTTTCAGATAAGCTCTTATACGCAGCAAGCGGTAGTCATCCCGGTATTTACGATCAATCAGGCCGGTATGTTATTTTACGGGGAGTGAATTATAATTCATTGGGAGATTATTGGCAGGGTAATCCGAATGTTCCTGCAATAAAAGAATATAATCCGGAGGATATCAGGATGATGGCTTCTTATGGATTTAATTGCATCCGGCTGCTGTTCAGCTGGAGTAAACTGGAGCCGGAACGAGGAAAGTATAATTACGATTATATACGTCAGCTTAAAAACGTAATAGAAGAAGCTGCAAAATATGATATCTATATATTGCTGGATATGCATCAGGATGCCTGGGGGAAATATATCGCTACTCCTCAGGATGTGAACTGCGAAAAGCCTAACAAAGGATGGGATGGAGCACCACAATGGGCAACGATTACAGATGGTGCATCGACCTGTACAGCTGACGGCTCCCGGGAATCCGCACCGGCCGTTTCTCATGCCTTTCAGAATTTTTGGGACAATACGGACAATATTCAGGATGCCTGTATCAGTGCATGGGCGGTATTGGTGAAAGAAACGGCGAAATATGGAAATGTGGTGGGATATGACTTGCTTAATGAGCCGGGGTTGGGGTATAAGCCACTCAATGAGGAAGCCAGGAAATTGAGTACCTATTACGGTAAATGTATCCGTGCTATCCGATCGGCGGAGCGGGATGGAAGAGGGCTGGAGCATATCATTTTCTTTGAAATGAGTATTACCTGGAATGGTCAGCCGGTTCCTTTTATTCCATATCCGGATTTTACCGAAGATAAAAATATCATTTTTGCGCCACACACCTATTTTGAAGCCATCTCATATATACTCACTATAGAACAGGGACTGGATTTGCTGCGTCTTTTATCCGGTATATATAAAACCGGATTGTTTATTGGTGAGTGGGGATTTTTCGGAAATCCGGCAGACGATGTCTCAAAGGTAAAACGGTTTTGTAAGAAAGAAGACGAATATTTAATCACGGGATCTACCTGGTGGCAGTGGGCGCAGGCTCCCGGTGATCCGCACGGCATGAGCTGGGACGGCACTCAGTATGCAAATACCTCCATGCACCTGATCGAACTGGATGTCAATGGCAATTTTACAGGGAATAAGAATGACTATTATTTAAAGGTATTAAGCCGCACCAGACCTGTTGCCATATTTGGAAAGCCTTTCAGGTTAGAATCCAACCCGGATGACGGAACCATGCAGTTGGAAGCCAAAGCTACAGGAACTGGAATTTCAACACTTTGGATTCCGGACAGATTTGGCGTGCCTGCAATCGCCGGCGATAATATACTTTCGTCAAAAATTAACAAGGTAGACGGCGGATATTTTGCTGAAATTTCTGTCAGCGGAACCTACCGTATCAGCATCTCTTTCTGA